AGAAATACTTCGCGATATCGAGCGCTTCCAGCAGCGGTGCAACAAACGGCGTCGGTTTGTTGGTCACCAGCCCCAGCGGAATGCCCTTCGCGTGCAGCGCGCTCAGCGTTTCCTGAACGTCCGGGAACAGGAAGCTGCCCTCCTCGACGGTCTCTTCGTAGAAACGATCGAACAGTTTGCGCAGAATCCGCAGCTGTTCATCCTTAGGGATGTCAGCGTGGTCAACGCTCGGTTTACCCTGCGCGGAACGCTGCGACGTGCGCTCCTGACGCGCCCACGTCAACGCGCGCTCCATCAGGACATCGGCGCCGTTGCCAATCCACGTTACCACGCGCTCTTCTCCCGCAACGGGGAGTTCAAGGGCGTACAGCGCCTGGTCTACGGCGCTCGTTAAGCCCGGCGCGCTGTCGACCAGCGTGCCGTCGAGGTCAAATGCCACACCCCGAATTGCCTGCAATTTATCCATGACTTACCTTCGCCAGCTCACGGCGCATTTCATCAATGACTTTTTTGTAATCCGGTTGGTCGAAAATTGCCGAACCTGCAACGAACATATCCGCGCCGGCTGCCGCAATTTCACCAATGTTATTTACTTTCACACCGCCGTCCACTTCCAGGCGAATATCGTAACCTGACTCATCAATACGACGGCGCACTTCACGCAGCTTATCCAGCGTGTGGGGAATGAACGACTGACCGCCAAAGCCCGGGTTAACGGACATCAGCAGAATCACGTCCAGCTTGTCCATGACATAGTCGAGATAGCTCAGCGGC
This region of Enterobacter asburiae genomic DNA includes:
- the gph gene encoding phosphoglycolate phosphatase encodes the protein MDKLQAIRGVAFDLDGTLVDSAPGLTSAVDQALYALELPVAGEERVVTWIGNGADVLMERALTWARQERTSQRSAQGKPSVDHADIPKDEQLRILRKLFDRFYEETVEEGSFLFPDVQETLSALHAKGIPLGLVTNKPTPFVAPLLEALDIAKYFSVIVGGDDVQNKKPHPEPLLLVAGKLSLTPAELLFVGDSRNDILAARAAGCPSVGLTYGYNYGEAITLSEPDVVFDHFKDLLPALGLSHSEHQELNND